DNA sequence from the Sphingomonas bisphenolicum genome:
CAAAATCCGCTTATGCTTCGCCTTGGTGGTTACACCACGTTTTACGCGTGCCATTGTCCTCTACTCCTTACTTCAGGCCGTAGGGTGCCCAGAGGCGGACGTGCGCCACGTCGGCATCGGACAGCACGGAAGTGCCACGGTTCTGGCGAATATATTTGGCGTTGTGGCTGATCAGGCGGTGACGCTTGCCAGCGACGCCGTGCTTGACCTTGCCGGTCGCGGTGAACTTGAAGCGCTTCTTCACACCGCTCTTGGTCTTC
Encoded proteins:
- the rpmI gene encoding 50S ribosomal protein L35, whose translation is MPKMKTKSGVKKRFKFTATGKVKHGVAGKRHRLISHNAKYIRQNRGTSVLSDADVAHVRLWAPYGLK